One genomic segment of Clostridium estertheticum subsp. estertheticum includes these proteins:
- a CDS encoding exodeoxyribonuclease VII small subunit, producing the protein MAKKKESYETMMERLEKIVEVMDSNEITLEGTMVNYEEGVKICNNLYKILNDTEGKIKILTDEGEKDFTPHVE; encoded by the coding sequence ATGGCAAAGAAAAAAGAATCTTATGAAACAATGATGGAAAGGCTTGAAAAAATTGTAGAAGTGATGGATTCAAATGAAATAACACTAGAAGGGACAATGGTAAATTATGAGGAAGGCGTCAAGATATGCAACAATTTGTATAAAATTCTCAATGACACAGAAGGTAAAATAAAAATATTAACTGATGAGGGCGAAAAAGATTTTACGCCTCATGTGGAATAG
- a CDS encoding arginine repressor encodes MKISRHAKIIEIIQSKDVETQEQLAQELKNNGFDITQATVSRDIKELKLIKVMNAHGTHIYSTSSPGDSFLSNKLVNIFSQTVLYVDNVDKFIVLKTISGAGAAAAEALDSLKFSGIVGTVAGDNTIFILVRNEEDCKDIIQKVKKMISE; translated from the coding sequence ATGAAGATATCGCGTCATGCAAAAATAATTGAGATCATTCAGTCAAAAGATGTTGAAACTCAAGAACAGTTAGCACAAGAATTAAAAAACAATGGGTTTGATATTACTCAAGCAACTGTTTCTAGAGATATAAAAGAACTAAAATTAATTAAGGTTATGAATGCACATGGAACTCATATATATTCGACTAGTTCTCCGGGTGATAGTTTTTTATCAAATAAATTGGTTAACATTTTTTCTCAAACCGTTTTGTATGTTGATAATGTAGATAAATTTATAGTACTTAAGACAATATCAGGAGCTGGCGCTGCCGCAGCTGAAGCCTTAGATTCTTTGAAATTCAGTGGGATTGTAGGGACGGTAGCTGGAGATAACACTATTTTTATTTTAGTTAGAAACGAAGAAGACTGTAAAGATATAATTCAAAAGGTTAAAAAAATGATTAGTGAATAG
- a CDS encoding polyprenyl synthetase family protein, with protein MNIQLLRESVEKWIDDYFKGKSEKNSKNFEAMSYSIKVGGKRVRPILMLLTYGMYKEDYRDILPFAAALEMIHTYSLIHDDLPCMDNDDLRRGKPTNHKIYGEAIAVLAGDGLLNEAMVIMLDQCLDGNLNTIKASNIIAKASGAEGMIAGQICDILSEGMKISEEKLLYMHKNKTGELIKAAVVCGATLGNADETDLCYLKEYGDKLGLAFQIKDDILDVIGDVAILGKNTKSDEFNNKTTFITMYGLEKCKQKCNDLTQECFKILKQIKVNTKYLEEITESLLRREY; from the coding sequence ATGAATATACAATTGCTTAGAGAGTCTGTAGAAAAATGGATAGATGATTATTTTAAAGGTAAGTCTGAAAAGAATAGTAAAAACTTTGAGGCAATGAGTTACAGTATAAAAGTCGGAGGAAAAAGAGTTAGACCAATTTTAATGCTTCTTACATATGGTATGTATAAGGAGGATTATAGAGATATATTACCTTTTGCTGCGGCCCTTGAAATGATTCATACATACTCACTTATTCATGATGATTTGCCTTGTATGGATAATGATGATTTACGTCGTGGAAAACCTACAAATCATAAGATTTATGGAGAGGCGATTGCGGTCCTAGCAGGGGATGGGTTATTAAATGAGGCTATGGTAATAATGCTAGATCAATGTTTAGATGGAAATTTAAACACAATTAAGGCAAGTAATATTATAGCAAAAGCTTCTGGGGCAGAGGGTATGATAGCTGGGCAAATTTGTGATATCTTAAGTGAAGGAATGAAAATATCAGAAGAAAAATTACTGTATATGCATAAAAACAAAACGGGGGAACTAATAAAAGCGGCGGTAGTATGTGGTGCAACCCTTGGAAATGCTGATGAGACTGATTTATGTTATTTAAAAGAGTATGGTGATAAATTAGGTTTAGCATTTCAAATAAAGGATGATATATTAGATGTAATTGGAGATGTTGCTATTCTAGGAAAGAATACAAAAAGCGATGAATTTAATAATAAAACTACTTTTATAACAATGTATGGTTTAGAAAAATGCAAGCAAAAGTGTAATGATTTAACTCAGGAGTGTTTTAAGATATTAAAACAAATTAAGGTGAACACTAAATATTTAGAAGAAATTACGGAATCTTTATTGAGAAGGGAATATTAA
- a CDS encoding NAD(+)/NADH kinase, which yields MKNIGININTTKDKDGKIGKYVKDIIGQYIDDTNIFVFKDSIGLENIKYNYLDIIVALGGDGTILRTSRNLNNSNIPILGVNIGNLGFLSSVELLEFETAMKRFINDDYYVEERMMLNCTLPNRNELEKYTALNDIVVSKGTLARVVKYELHIDNKFYIDFTGDGLIIATPTGSTAYSLSAGGPIIYPNLDVIEVTPICPLSLSMRTIVLDSKSEISVNIKCEHESIFLTLDGQRAIKLNSYEKILVSVSEQKCRLVKFNDYNYFGILRKKIISRTADCEGEKDEDIASCKNN from the coding sequence ATGAAAAACATTGGCATTAATATAAATACCACTAAAGATAAGGATGGGAAAATTGGTAAATATGTAAAAGATATTATTGGCCAATATATTGATGATACTAATATATTTGTGTTTAAAGATTCCATTGGACTTGAAAATATTAAATATAACTATTTGGATATTATTGTTGCTTTAGGTGGAGATGGGACTATATTAAGAACATCTCGTAATTTAAATAACTCCAATATTCCAATACTAGGAGTGAATATCGGAAATTTAGGATTTCTATCTAGTGTGGAACTACTAGAATTTGAAACTGCTATGAAAAGATTTATTAATGATGATTATTATGTAGAAGAGAGAATGATGCTAAATTGTACTTTGCCAAATAGGAATGAACTTGAAAAATATACGGCACTTAATGATATTGTTGTATCAAAGGGAACACTTGCGAGAGTTGTTAAATATGAACTTCATATAGATAATAAGTTTTACATCGATTTTACAGGTGATGGACTTATAATAGCTACACCAACAGGATCTACAGCATACTCCCTATCAGCAGGAGGACCTATAATATATCCTAACCTAGATGTTATAGAGGTAACACCTATTTGTCCATTATCGTTATCTATGAGAACTATAGTGCTAGATAGTAAAAGTGAAATATCTGTAAATATAAAATGTGAACATGAAAGCATATTTTTGACATTAGATGGTCAAAGAGCAATAAAATTAAATAGCTATGAGAAAATACTGGTAAGTGTTTCAGAGCAAAAATGTAGATTAGTTAAATTTAATGATTATAATTATTTTGGTATACTGAGGAAAAAAATAATTTCTAGAACAGCAGATTGTGAAGGAGAAAAAGATGAAGATATCGCGTCATGCAAAAATAATTGA
- a CDS encoding TlyA family RNA methyltransferase, whose amino-acid sequence MIENKERLDVIVVERGILFSRERAKENIIAGNIFVDGIRTTKCGKKIDVTSSIEFVGKDIPYVSRGGLKLQKAIDAFKIDLKDKVCMDIGASTGGFTDCMLQHGACRVYSIDVGTNQLDDKLRGDSRVVSMEKTNIRYLNKDSICELADFASIDVSFISLEKVIPNLLNLLKNDGSVVALLKPQFEVGIGVVNKKGVVKKTSDHIDVILGVLNLLKSLNVKVINVDYSSIKGPNGNIEYLVYFTKSKNSYVDYVEDNVALLVSDAHTSLNCLKRE is encoded by the coding sequence ATGATAGAAAATAAAGAGAGATTAGATGTTATTGTGGTTGAAAGAGGCATTTTGTTTTCAAGAGAAAGAGCAAAGGAAAATATTATTGCTGGAAATATATTTGTCGATGGTATTAGGACTACTAAGTGTGGAAAAAAAATTGATGTTACATCTAGTATTGAGTTTGTTGGTAAAGACATCCCTTATGTTAGTAGGGGGGGGCTTAAACTTCAAAAGGCTATAGATGCCTTTAAGATTGATCTTAAGGATAAGGTTTGCATGGATATAGGCGCATCTACAGGAGGGTTTACAGACTGCATGCTCCAACATGGAGCATGCAGAGTATACTCGATAGATGTTGGAACAAATCAGCTAGATGATAAATTGAGAGGGGACTCTCGAGTAGTTTCTATGGAGAAAACAAATATCAGATATTTAAATAAAGACAGCATTTGCGAACTTGCGGATTTTGCAAGTATTGATGTATCATTTATATCACTTGAAAAAGTTATTCCTAATTTATTAAATTTATTGAAAAATGATGGTAGTGTTGTGGCATTACTTAAGCCACAATTTGAAGTAGGTATAGGTGTAGTGAATAAAAAAGGTGTGGTTAAAAAAACTAGTGACCATATCGACGTAATACTTGGAGTACTAAATTTACTTAAAAGCCTTAATGTAAAGGTTATTAATGTTGATTATTCATCAATAAAAGGACCTAATGGAAATATTGAGTATCTAGTTTATTTTACTAAATCTAAAAATAGCTATGTTGATTATGTTGAAGATAACGTAGCTTTATTAGTTAGTGATGCTCATACAAGTTTAAATTGTCTCAAAAGGGAATAA
- a CDS encoding bifunctional 5,10-methylenetetrahydrofolate dehydrogenase/5,10-methenyltetrahydrofolate cyclohydrolase produces the protein MGIRVNGKLIVETYRDEIKNIIKDGVDRGLRAPSIKTILVGSDGGSLSYVRSQNNLCNKLGISYACTQLEQDISQKDIIDIIEKFNEDNSVDGIIIQLPLPKNLNEKEITSKISYKKDIDGLTDVNMGRFYKGDKSFIPCTALGVIEMIKNTGCNIKGKHAVVIGRSNIVGKPVAQLLLNEDATVTICHSKTTNLKEVCKTADIIVAAIGKPGFVTSEFIKKGAIVIDVGTTMIDDKITGDVNFDDVINHASFVTPVPGGTGLMTTTMLIKNACASWRDNVY, from the coding sequence ATGGGAATTAGAGTTAATGGTAAGTTAATAGTTGAGACTTACAGAGATGAGATTAAAAATATCATAAAAGATGGCGTTGATAGGGGGCTTAGAGCACCATCAATTAAAACTATATTGGTAGGCTCTGATGGAGGTTCTTTATCATATGTAAGAAGTCAAAATAACTTGTGCAATAAATTAGGAATTTCATACGCTTGTACTCAATTAGAGCAAGATATAAGTCAAAAGGATATCATAGATATTATAGAAAAATTCAATGAGGATAATAGCGTAGATGGAATAATAATTCAATTGCCTTTACCTAAAAACCTAAATGAGAAAGAAATCACTTCTAAAATCTCATATAAAAAGGATATTGATGGATTAACAGATGTAAATATGGGTAGATTTTATAAGGGGGATAAAAGCTTTATTCCTTGTACTGCATTAGGGGTTATTGAAATGATTAAAAATACGGGATGTAATATTAAAGGCAAACATGCAGTTGTTATTGGTAGAAGCAATATTGTTGGAAAACCGGTAGCTCAATTGTTATTAAATGAAGATGCAACCGTAACTATATGTCATTCAAAAACAACGAATTTGAAAGAAGTTTGTAAAACTGCAGATATAATAGTTGCGGCTATTGGTAAACCAGGCTTTGTGACAAGTGAATTTATTAAGAAGGGAGCAATTGTTATAGATGTTGGAACTACAATGATAGATGATAAAATTACTGGAGATGTAAATTTTGACGATGTTATTAATCATGCAAGTTTTGTTACCCCAGTTCCAGGTGGAACGGGACTAATGACTACAACGATGCTAATAAAAAATGCTTGCGCTTCGTGGAGGGATAATGTTTATTAA
- the recN gene encoding DNA repair protein RecN: MLLQLNIMNFALIEKLSINFERGFNVLSGETGAGKSILIDAINYVLGGKFNKSLIRTGENKTYVEAIFTIDNQNNRDVLEEMDIDYEDTVFISRETFQSGKSIAKVNGKSLLLSKVKYISKNLLDIHGQHDNHNLLDKANHIFYVDSFGNERLRTAIIEYNDQYTRMISIKNRIIKLEGNEGERDKRIDFLNYQLEEIKNANLKIGEDEELLEKYAIVSNSENLEKHLSISYQLLYTSDEENPSVLYNLAIAIKELRTIEKHMDKIKEIADSIEESYFNIEESITEIRDLKESIYYDEKELEYMNSRISQINNCKKKYGSTIKEIYEYRDKIDVEYEELTNSSEIITSLKKEKIALEGEMRIIADEIHEIRCETAKKLQNKIKDELNYIGLEKSKFFIEVKLTDEFYKNGCDKVQFCIATNPGEPLNPLEEIVSGGELSRIMLALKTVFVDKDEIPTVIFDEIDTGISGRIAQCVAEKMYIISLNHQIFCVTHLPQIASMADINYLISKNVINDKTYTNIIRMNDNEKQQEIARMIGGTEVTKLTLENSKEMINLANNRKKK; the protein is encoded by the coding sequence ATGCTCCTACAATTAAATATTATGAATTTTGCCCTAATTGAAAAATTAAGCATTAATTTTGAAAGAGGTTTTAATGTTCTTTCAGGTGAAACTGGAGCAGGAAAATCAATTTTAATTGATGCTATAAATTATGTATTAGGGGGTAAATTTAATAAGAGCTTAATTAGAACAGGGGAAAATAAAACTTATGTAGAGGCTATTTTTACCATAGATAACCAAAACAATAGGGATGTTTTAGAAGAGATGGATATTGATTATGAGGATACAGTATTCATAAGTCGTGAAACTTTTCAATCTGGGAAAAGTATTGCTAAAGTTAATGGTAAATCATTGCTACTCTCAAAAGTTAAATATATTAGTAAAAATCTACTAGATATTCATGGTCAACATGATAACCATAATTTATTAGATAAAGCTAATCATATATTTTATGTGGATTCTTTTGGTAATGAGAGGCTTAGAACGGCTATAATTGAATATAATGACCAATATACAAGAATGATTAGTATAAAAAATAGAATTATTAAACTTGAAGGTAATGAAGGAGAACGAGATAAGAGAATTGATTTTTTAAATTATCAGTTAGAAGAGATTAAAAATGCTAATCTCAAAATTGGTGAAGATGAGGAACTTTTAGAAAAATATGCAATAGTTAGTAATTCTGAAAACTTGGAGAAGCATTTATCAATAAGTTATCAATTATTATACACTAGTGATGAGGAAAATCCATCAGTATTGTATAATTTAGCTATTGCCATAAAAGAACTTCGAACTATTGAAAAACATATGGATAAAATAAAAGAAATTGCAGATTCTATTGAAGAAAGTTATTTTAATATTGAGGAAAGTATTACAGAAATTAGAGACTTAAAAGAGTCAATTTATTATGATGAAAAAGAATTGGAATATATGAATAGTAGAATAAGCCAAATTAATAATTGTAAGAAGAAGTATGGATCTACTATAAAAGAAATTTATGAATATAGAGATAAAATTGATGTTGAGTATGAAGAATTAACTAATAGTAGTGAAATAATCACTTCTCTTAAAAAAGAAAAAATAGCTCTTGAGGGTGAAATGAGAATTATAGCAGATGAAATTCATGAAATTAGATGTGAAACAGCAAAAAAACTTCAAAATAAAATAAAAGATGAGCTTAATTATATTGGACTTGAAAAAAGTAAATTTTTTATTGAAGTAAAACTTACAGATGAATTTTATAAAAATGGTTGTGATAAAGTTCAATTTTGTATAGCTACCAACCCAGGTGAACCATTAAATCCTTTAGAAGAAATAGTATCTGGGGGAGAATTATCACGTATTATGCTTGCACTTAAAACTGTGTTCGTAGATAAGGATGAAATACCCACTGTTATATTTGATGAAATAGATACTGGCATTAGTGGCAGGATTGCGCAATGTGTTGCAGAGAAAATGTATATAATATCATTAAACCATCAAATTTTTTGCGTAACACATTTGCCACAAATAGCTAGTATGGCAGATATAAATTATCTAATATCCAAAAATGTTATAAATGATAAAACATATACTAATATTATACGAATGAATGATAATGAAAAGCAACAAGAAATAGCTAGAATGATAGGCGGCACAGAGGTTACTAAGTTAACATTAGAAAACTCTAAGGAAATGATAAATTTGGCCAATAATCGAAAGAAAAAATAG
- the xseA gene encoding exodeoxyribonuclease VII large subunit, with the protein MFIKVITVTALNGYIKKVIDSDFILNNANVKGELSNVKLHSSGHIYFSLKDEFGKVNCVMFKSQAQKLVIIPRDGMNVIIRGRVSVYEKGGAYQVYCDSMETDGEGQLFLAFQNLKEKLQKLGLFDEEHKKIIPSFPRRIGIVTSQTGAAVKDIINVATRRNANVNMLIYPTLVQGVSASSEIEQGIKYFNDSKNVDLIIVARGGGSIEELWAFNEENLAYAIYNSKIPIITGIGHETDFTIADFVCDHRAPTPSSAAEIAVRNLKDLNNEIKSLRELLLRSVEFKFTKEYNKINLLSKTLKVNNPLNFIVNQYTHIDNLRENLNYKFNAKISMEKQKLSKLNALMNAHNPLNVLNRGYAVLQTHENEVISEISILRNIKDVKIILKDGTARFNISNLEEL; encoded by the coding sequence ATGTTTATTAAAGTAATAACAGTAACTGCCCTTAACGGGTATATTAAAAAAGTAATAGATAGTGATTTTATATTAAATAATGCTAATGTTAAAGGAGAATTGTCTAATGTAAAATTACATAGTAGTGGACATATATACTTCTCATTAAAAGACGAATTTGGAAAAGTAAATTGTGTAATGTTTAAATCACAGGCTCAAAAGCTTGTTATTATACCCAGGGATGGTATGAATGTTATAATTAGAGGGCGAGTTTCGGTTTATGAAAAGGGTGGTGCATATCAAGTTTATTGTGACTCTATGGAGACGGATGGAGAAGGGCAATTGTTTTTAGCTTTTCAAAATTTAAAAGAGAAGTTACAGAAATTAGGATTGTTTGATGAAGAACACAAAAAAATCATACCATCATTTCCTAGGAGAATAGGTATAGTTACATCACAAACAGGTGCTGCTGTTAAAGATATTATTAATGTTGCAACAAGACGTAATGCTAATGTTAACATGTTAATATATCCGACTCTTGTTCAAGGAGTAAGTGCTAGTTCTGAAATTGAACAAGGTATAAAATATTTCAATGACTCCAAAAATGTAGATTTAATTATTGTTGCAAGAGGAGGAGGCTCAATTGAGGAACTATGGGCATTCAATGAAGAAAATTTAGCTTATGCAATATATAATTCTAAGATCCCTATAATTACTGGTATTGGTCATGAAACTGATTTTACTATAGCAGATTTTGTTTGTGACCATAGAGCTCCAACGCCATCCTCCGCTGCAGAAATAGCAGTGAGAAATTTAAAAGATTTAAATAATGAAATTAAATCTCTTAGGGAACTTTTGTTAAGATCTGTGGAATTTAAGTTTACTAAGGAATATAATAAAATTAATTTACTAAGTAAAACTTTGAAAGTAAATAATCCATTGAATTTTATAGTTAACCAATATACGCATATAGATAACTTAAGAGAAAATTTAAATTATAAATTTAATGCAAAAATTTCAATGGAAAAGCAGAAACTTTCAAAGTTGAATGCTCTAATGAACGCACATAACCCTTTAAATGTATTAAACAGGGGGTATGCCGTACTTCAAACCCATGAAAATGAGGTTATTAGTGAAATTAGTATTTTAAGAAATATTAAAGATGTAAAGATTATATTAAAGGATGGCACTGCTAGATTTAATATAAGCAATTTGGAGGAGTTATAA
- the spoIVB gene encoding SpoIVB peptidase: MKKRLNIFCLLITPILIIALGVCNQSIAVSAFDKPIQTLYSNNIINAKVNTNNVLSNHYIIEKGKKVKEDTDNMLKAKLTFVTKNKDIMVYPGGQPIGVKLNTKGVLVVALSDIDGVNGKTQSPASNAGVEIGDSIIKINNIVINHAEDISRFVNKEKNPELTLKIQRRNGSKIFDIKVKPTIDSTDGKQKIGLWVRDSTAGVGTLTLYDSRTNKFAALGHPITDSDTGTILSINNGVIISSNIVSIKKGTRGTPGELRGLFIDENKIKGQLINNTQCGIFGNGSESLINNKFNKPMKIGLRNEIKEGEAQILTTINGNEPELFKIEIQKLLSQDIPGSKSMIIKITDPRLLEKTGGIVQGMSGSPIIQNNKIVGAVTHVLINKPDVGYGIYIEWMLKDAGILSK; the protein is encoded by the coding sequence ATGAAAAAAAGATTGAATATATTTTGCTTACTTATAACACCAATACTAATAATTGCTTTAGGTGTCTGCAACCAAAGTATAGCTGTTTCTGCATTTGACAAACCAATACAAACTTTATATTCTAACAACATTATAAATGCAAAAGTAAATACAAATAATGTTCTTTCAAATCATTATATAATTGAAAAAGGCAAAAAAGTTAAAGAAGATACAGATAATATGTTAAAAGCAAAATTAACTTTTGTAACGAAAAATAAGGATATAATGGTTTATCCAGGAGGGCAACCAATTGGTGTTAAACTAAATACTAAGGGCGTTTTAGTAGTAGCTTTATCTGATATTGATGGTGTTAATGGTAAAACACAAAGTCCTGCTTCAAATGCCGGTGTAGAAATAGGAGATAGTATAATAAAAATAAATAATATTGTTATAAATCACGCTGAAGATATAAGTAGATTTGTTAATAAAGAAAAAAATCCGGAGCTTACTCTTAAAATACAGCGTAGAAATGGTTCAAAGATTTTTGATATAAAGGTTAAACCTACTATTGATTCCACAGATGGTAAACAAAAAATTGGGTTATGGGTAAGAGATTCTACCGCTGGCGTTGGGACGTTAACATTGTATGATAGTAGAACTAACAAGTTTGCAGCGTTAGGCCACCCGATTACAGATTCTGATACTGGAACAATATTAAGTATTAATAATGGTGTAATAATATCTTCTAATATAGTTTCTATAAAAAAAGGTACTAGAGGAACACCAGGAGAGTTAAGAGGACTTTTTATAGATGAAAATAAAATAAAAGGTCAATTAATAAATAATACACAATGTGGTATATTTGGAAATGGAAGTGAAAGTCTTATAAACAATAAATTTAATAAACCTATGAAAATAGGTCTTAGAAATGAGATAAAAGAAGGCGAAGCGCAAATTTTAACTACTATTAATGGTAATGAACCAGAATTATTTAAAATAGAAATTCAAAAGCTATTATCACAAGATATACCAGGCTCAAAAAGCATGATAATTAAAATAACAGATCCTAGACTTTTAGAGAAAACAGGAGGCATAGTACAAGGTATGAGTGGTAGTCCAATAATTCAAAACAATAAAATTGTTGGAGCGGTTACACA
- the dxs gene encoding 1-deoxy-D-xylulose-5-phosphate synthase gives MSKILDNFNDINDIKKMTIQELNDFAKEIRHFLVEKVSKTGGHLASNLGVVELTLSLYNVFDLDKDKLIWDVGHQSYVHKILTGRKDKFDLLRNYGGLSGFPKREESKYDVFEAGHSSTSISAGAGIARARDLQKGDYNVISVIGDGALTGGMSFEALNDIGFRKTKMIIVLNDNQMSISKNVGGMSKYLSQFRIDPTYNRIKKEINSTLRKIPNVGDGMINSIQKIKNGIKQVVVPGMLFENMGITYLGPIDGHDIKEVSKVLKLAKKTDGPVIIHVITKKGKGYKFAEEQPNKFHGVGPFNPSNGELCSSHKESYSEAFGDQIVTLAKENKNIVAITAAMPEGTGLESFSKKFNNRFFDVGIAEQHAVTMAAGMASQGLKPIFAVYSTFLQRAYDQILHDVCIQNLPVIFAIDRAGIVGQDGETHQGIFDLSYLSHIPNMTIMAPKCIGELKTMLTFAVKQDYPIAIRYPRGGDNPNVKMSPINDLQRGKWETLLGGGKIAFIATGKMVQNAILVREKLLNMGIEATVVNACFIKPIDKTLLLDLVDKKYSLVTIEDNIVHGGLGSLVLEYVNSLNKKAKVINLGFNDEFIPHGSVDILYKLYKLDVDGIFDSILKLV, from the coding sequence ATGAGTAAAATACTAGATAATTTTAATGATATAAATGATATAAAAAAAATGACTATACAAGAGTTGAATGACTTTGCAAAGGAAATTAGACACTTTTTAGTTGAAAAAGTCTCTAAAACGGGAGGACATCTAGCTTCTAATTTGGGCGTAGTGGAATTAACATTAAGCTTATATAATGTTTTTGATTTGGATAAAGATAAATTAATATGGGATGTAGGACACCAATCATATGTACATAAAATTCTTACGGGAAGAAAAGATAAATTTGATCTACTTAGAAATTATGGTGGATTAAGTGGCTTTCCGAAAAGAGAAGAAAGTAAATATGATGTATTTGAAGCCGGACATAGTAGTACTTCTATTTCAGCAGGGGCTGGCATTGCAAGGGCTCGTGATTTACAAAAGGGAGACTATAATGTTATTTCAGTTATAGGTGATGGGGCTCTTACGGGTGGTATGTCTTTTGAGGCATTAAACGATATAGGATTTAGAAAAACTAAAATGATTATTGTGCTAAATGATAACCAAATGTCTATTTCTAAAAATGTGGGAGGCATGTCCAAATATCTAAGTCAATTTAGGATTGACCCAACTTATAATAGAATTAAAAAAGAAATAAATTCTACGCTTAGAAAGATACCTAATGTAGGTGATGGAATGATTAATTCAATTCAAAAGATAAAAAACGGAATTAAACAGGTAGTGGTTCCGGGAATGTTGTTTGAAAATATGGGTATAACTTATTTAGGACCCATAGATGGACATGATATTAAAGAGGTAAGTAAGGTCTTAAAACTTGCAAAAAAAACAGATGGACCTGTGATTATCCATGTAATAACTAAAAAAGGCAAGGGTTATAAATTTGCTGAAGAGCAGCCAAATAAATTTCATGGTGTGGGTCCATTTAATCCATCAAATGGAGAATTATGTAGTAGTCACAAGGAAAGTTATTCTGAGGCATTTGGGGATCAGATTGTAACTCTAGCAAAGGAAAATAAAAATATAGTGGCAATAACGGCGGCAATGCCTGAAGGCACAGGGCTAGAATCGTTTTCAAAAAAATTCAACAATAGATTTTTCGATGTGGGTATTGCAGAGCAACATGCAGTTACTATGGCTGCAGGGATGGCTTCACAAGGACTTAAACCGATTTTTGCAGTTTACTCTACATTTTTGCAACGAGCATATGACCAAATTTTACATGATGTATGTATTCAAAATTTACCTGTTATTTTTGCAATTGATAGGGCAGGCATTGTTGGACAAGATGGGGAAACGCATCAAGGAATATTTGATTTATCATATTTATCGCATATTCCCAATATGACAATTATGGCTCCTAAATGTATAGGAGAACTTAAGACAATGCTTACGTTTGCAGTTAAACAAGATTATCCAATTGCTATAAGATACCCTAGAGGTGGAGATAACCCAAATGTTAAAATGTCTCCTATTAATGACTTACAGCGGGGGAAATGGGAGACTCTGCTTGGCGGTGGTAAAATAGCATTTATAGCTACAGGTAAAATGGTACAAAATGCAATATTAGTTAGAGAAAAATTATTGAATATGGGAATAGAAGCTACTGTAGTTAATGCATGTTTTATCAAACCTATTGATAAAACACTATTATTAGATCTTGTAGATAAGAAATATTCGTTAGTTACTATTGAAGATAATATAGTTCATGGTGGATTAGGTTCTTTAGTATTAGAATATGTGAATTCATTGAACAAGAAGGCGAAGGTAATTAATTTAGGATTTAATGATGAATTTATTCCACATGGGTCAGTTGATATACTGTATAAGTTATATAAACTAGATGTGGATGGGATTTTTGATAGTATTTTAAAATTAGTTTAA